The Humulus lupulus chromosome 4, drHumLupu1.1, whole genome shotgun sequence genome has a window encoding:
- the LOC133832055 gene encoding rhamnogalacturonate lyase B-like: MFIGFDYRKVLSPIRGRGRQLLTFSSSTPRIIQTTQRHRKVVILDNGLVQITFSNPGGDVIGIKYNKIKNLLETHNKYSNRGYWDIEWGEGTTSGKANNYDKIEGRHFEIIKADENQIEISFVKKWNDSSHIFPVNMDKRYIMLRDYPGFYTYGILDHPKEAPATQISVVRAAFKLQGKKFNYMAISDDRQRTMPSALDRIKGQKLAYAEAVLLTRPTNPDLKGEVDDKYQYSSDHKDIRVHGWISSNPSVGFWIITPSQEFLTAGPMKQELTSHVGPTSLSVFLSCHYVGKDLMVKLEKGETWRKVFGPISIYLNSVSNNPNPHSLLWDNAKSQAEEEVAKWPYSFIDSKDYPLSNQRGSVTGQLYVFDRFLNKNKIKAQFAYVGLAAPGKVGSWQWENKGYQFWSQADKKGNFIIKNVRPGNYNLYAWAPGVIGDYVYNKTITIEPGSKINLNNLVYVPPRNGPTLWEIGIPDRTASEFYVPDPLTNVTNRLFTNKEKHRFRQYGLWDRYTDLYPDKDLIYTIGVNDYRKDWFFAHVNRKLQNGTYQQTTWQVKFILEEVMWSRDYTLQLALASASTSDLQVRFNELNTYRPIFSTHLLGRDNSIARHGIHGTYWIYSISISSNWLRQGENILYLTQSRSLGPFGGILYDYLRFEAPSQTQ; the protein is encoded by the exons ATGTTTATTGGATTTGATTACAGAAAAGTACTAAGCCCTATTAGGGGTAGGGGTAGACAATTATTAACTTTTTCTTCGTCAACACCTAGGATTATCCAAACAACTCAAAGACATCGAAAG GTGGTCATCTTAGACAATGGTCTTGTGCAAATCACTTTTTCAAATCCAGGTGGTGATGTTATTGGAATTAAATACAACAAGATTAAAAATCTTCTTGAAACACATAATAAATATAGTAACAGAGG GTATTGGGACATTGAGTGGGGTGAAGGCACAACCAGTGGCAAAGCTAACAACTATGAcaa GATAGAAGGAAGGCATTTTGAGATTATAAAGGCAGATGAAAATCAAATTGAAATTTCATTTGTTAAAAAATGGAATGACTCCTCCCATATTTTTCCAGTAAATATGGACAAACG ATATATAATGTTGCGTGACTATCCAGGATTCTACACATACGGCATACTTGACCACCCTAAAGAAGCACCAGCTACACAAATTAGTGTTGTTAGGGCTGCTTTCAAGCTTCAAGGAAAAAA GTTTAATTACATGGCAATATCCGACGACAGACAAAGAACTATGCCATCAGCTTTAGACCGTATAAAGGGGCAGAAGCTTGCTTATGCTGAAGCTGTACTATTGACTCGTCCTACCAACCCTGATCTTAAAGGAGag GTTGATGATAAGTATCAGTATTCAAGTGATCATAAAGACATCAGAGTACATGGTTGGATTAGTTCAAATCCGTCTGTAGGCTTTTGGATAATCACACCAAGCCAGGAATTTCTTACAGCTGGGCCTATGAAGCAAGAACTTACGTCTCATGTTGGCCCAACATCTCTCTCT GTCTTCTTGAGTTGTCACTACGTTGGAAAGGATTTAATGGTGAAACTTGAGAAAGGAGAGACATGGAGAAAAGTCTTTGGTCCTATTTCAATTTATCTTAACTCGGTCTCAAACAACCCTAATCCTCATTCCTTATTATGGGATAATGCAAAATCACAG gCAGAAGAGGAAGTTGCTAAATGGCCGTATAGCTTTATAGATTCTAAGGACTATCCTCTTTCTAATCAAAGAGGAAGCGTTACGGGTCAATTATATGTATTTGAtag attTTTGAACAAGAATAAAATAAAGGCACAATTTGCTTATGTGGGATTAGCTGCCCCGGGAAAAGTTGGATCATGGCAGTGGGAAAATAAG GGCTACCAATTTTGGAGTCAAGCAGATAAGAAGGGGAATTTCATCATAAAAAATGTTCGACCGGGCAATTATAATTTATATGCATGGGCCCCTGGTGTTATAGGAGATTATGTGTACAACAAAACAATTACTATTGAGCCAG GGagcaaaataaatttaaataatctagTTTATGTACCTCCAAGAAACGGGCCTACCCTATGGGAAATTGGCATTCCTGATCGAACTGCTTCGGAGTTTTACGTGCCAGATCCATTGACTAATGTCACAAATAGACTATTCACTAATAAAGAAAAGCATAg GTTCAGACAGTATGGTTTGTGGGATCGTTATACTGACTTATATCCAGATAAAGATCTCATATATACTATTGGTGTGAATGATTATCGAAAAGATTGGTTCTTTGCTCATGTTAATAG AAAATTACAAAATGGGACATACCAACAAACAACATGGCAAGTAAAATTTATACTTGAAGAAGTGATGTGGTCTAGAGATTACACTCTTCAATTGGCATTAGCTTCAGCAAGTACTTCAGATTTACag GTTCGATTCAATGAGCTCAATACGTATCGTCCCATATTCTCTACACATTTATTGGGCAGAGATAATTCCATAGCAAGACATGGAATCCATGGCACATACTGGATCTATAGCATTAGTATCTCTAGCAATTGGCTACGCCAAGGAGAAAATATACTCTATTTGACTCAATCAAGAAGTCTTGGTCCTTTTGGAGGGATACTTTATGATTATCTTCGATTTGAAGCCCCATCTCAAACTCAATAA